A stretch of DNA from Acidimicrobiia bacterium:
GGCTCGCGCTCACCGGGACTCCGAGAGCTCGACGAGGCGCCGACCGAGCGCGGCCGGGTTCGCCCACGAGATGCCGAATGCGGGCACGCGGCTGAAGACCGCGGCGACGCCGTCGAGGACGGCCTGCGCACCGACGGCGGCGGCGTTCACGACCTCTTGTGCTCCGGCCGCGACTGCGGGCGCGACGCCGAGGGGCCCCGCGGCGTGCTCCTCGGTCGTGAAGGCCCACGCCGCGAGCGGGTAGCGCCCGGGCGCGACCGGCTCGAGCTCGCGCGGCGCGGGCGGGTGCCGACGCTCGAAGTCGGCGAGCGCGTCGCGGTCGATCGTGAGCGCGGGCTCGGGCACCACGAGGCACGCGTCGTCGGGATCGAGGTGCAGCACCGGCACGTCGACGATCGCGACGCCCGCGTCGTTGAGCCGGCTCTCGACGTTCGGTAGCTCGGCGCGGATCCGCTCGGGTGCGATCACCGCGCGGCCGTTGGCGACCAGGCCGACGGCCGCGAGCCGCGGCAGTGTCGTCGTGGCGGCGGGTTCGGCGAAGTCGGAGAGGTGGTGCAGCAGCGTGCGCACGATGCGACGGGGCGTGCGCGTGCGCACCAGCGTGTCGCTCGCGCGATAGAGGAAGTGGAAGCCGTGCACCTGCTCGTCGTCGTCGCCCCGGCTCACGAGCGCGGAGAAGTTGGCGGGCGCGTCGAGGTCGATCACGTGCGCGGCGAGGATGCGCCGCAGGTCGGCGTCGAGCTCCGCCGTCGACGAACGCACGCCGAGGGCCCACTCGCCGACGAGGAACGTGCTCGCGGCCTCCCACTCCATGTCGTCGAGTGACTCGATGCACGAGCTGCACGTGCTCATGACCGGCACGGTGCGCGGTTCGAGGACGCGGGGTCCGCGACGCTCAGCCACGGGCCACCGCACGCGTCCGAACCGCCTCGACGAGCTGCTGTGCGCCGAACGTCTCGAGCAGCTTGCGTACGTCGGACGCCATCACGCCGGCCTCGGCGTGGAAACGATCGGCGAGCTCGCGCGCGAGATCGTCGGCCGTCGCGCGTCCGTCGATCGACCACCACACCGCGCTCGCGCTCCAGTTCAGGAGGTGCAGGCGGTCGGTGCGCGCGTCGTACAGCACGCTCTCGTCGTCGAGCTCGACACCGTGCACGCCCGCGCGGTGGCGGGGCACGGCTTCGGTGGTGACCGAGTCGTGCGGGGACCACTCGGGTGCGAGGGCGCGGCGTTTCACGTCAGACCCTCGCACCGAGCCGGGCCACGACGTCGATGACGCGGTCGCACGCGTCGTCGAGGGTGCCGACGGTGAGGCGGTAGCACTCGCACGGCCGCACGACGCCGGCGAGGAGGTCGAGGCCCGCGGCGCCGTGCGCGGAGAAGTTGAACGCGTTCTCCGCGAGCATCATCACGGCCTCGGCGCGACTGATCGGCTCGAGCGCGGTGGTCGCACCGGGCTCGAAGCGCGGGCTCACGATCGCGCGCGCGGTGCACGACTCCGCGACCGCTCCCGGACGGATCGCGTCGGGCACGACGTGCCAGACGTCGTCGCAGAAGCGCGCGAAGCGGGCGTCGAGCTGTGGGCGCAGCGGCGCGAGCGCGTCCCACGAGCCCATCTCGATCGACAGCGGCTTCGGATACGGGTCGACGCGCGCGCTCGCGGGGTCGATCGCGACCGCCTCGTCGGTCAGGTAGCCGAACCCGCGCAGCGCGAGCCCGGCGACGAGCGTGCTCTTGCCCGCGTCCATCCGCGCGGGTAGCAGCACTGCGCTGCCGTCGTGCTCGGCCGCGGCCGCGTGCAGCAGGAGCCAGTCGTTCGACGCCTCGACGACCGCGCGGTTGAGGTGCCAGAGGAGGTACACGAGCGCGAGCGGCTCGCTCGGTGTGCGCACGATCGGGAGGCCGTCGAAGTAGACCGCATAGCGACGTTGGTAACGCTCGCCCTCGTCGACGACGGAGAACCGGTGCGCGGCCTCGATCCCGGCCGGCGCGCGCAACGGGGCCAGGACCAGCTCGAGGTAGTCGGCGAGATCGTCACCCATGAGGCGTGCGTCGAACGTCAGCCCGAGCGCCTTGAACACGGGGGTGCGGCGCGGCCACGGGCGCGCGTCGAGCCGCGCGAGCGTCGCCGATTCGCGCGCGGGACGGCGTCGCGGTGTTGCCGGTTCGCTCAAACAAGATCCCCTTGTCGCCCGGCGGGCAATGGTAGACGGCGTCCGGAGGGGCGCTCCCCGGCCGGCTTGCGTGGGCGCGGGTGCGTCACACCAGACTGGGCCCGTGACCGGGGGCGACGTGCAGATCCGTGAGTACCGCGACGACGACGAGGCCGAGGTGCTCGCGCTCCTACAGGCCTCGCTCGGCTGGGTGCCCGACGACCAGTACGCGCGCTTCTTCCACTGGAAGCACCACGAAAACGCCTTCGGCCGTTCGCCCGCGTGGGTCGCGCTCGACGGCGACCGCATCGTCGGCTTCCGCATCTTCCTGCGTTGGGAGTACGTGCACGACGGGCGCATCGTGCGCGCGGTCCGCGCCGTCGACACCGCGACGCATCCCGACGCGCAGGGTCGCGGCATCTTCTCGAAGCTCACGCGCCACGCGCTCGAGCAGGTGCGCGCCGAAGGCGTCGGGTTCGTGTTCAACACGCCGAACGACCAGAGCCGTCCCGGATACCTCAAGATGGGGTGGCAGCCGGTCGCTCGGCTGCCGGTGCTCGTGACGCCGCGTTCGCTGCCGTCGCTGCTCGCGATCGCGCGGGCCCGCGTGCCCGCCGACAAGTGGTCGCAGCCGACATCCGCCGGGCGCGCCGCGGTCGACGCGTTCGCGGATCACGACGCGGTCACCGCGCTGCTCGCCGCGTCTCGCGCGACCGATGGCGTGCGGACGAATCGCACACCCGAGTTCCTCGGGTGGCGCTACGGCTTCGCGCCGCTGGAATATCGCGTGGTCACGCTGACCGACCGACTCGCCGACGGCTGCGTCGTGTTCCGCCTGCGGCGGCGGGGCGGAGCGCTCGAGGCGGTGATCTGCGACATGCTCGTACCGTCGACGCCGCGGACGTCGGTCGGCTCGTTGCTGCGATCGGTGCTGCGCGCGTCGCGCGCCGACTACGCGATCCGCATCGGCGGCTCGGACGTTGCGCGCGCCCTCTCGTTGCCGCTCCCGGGTCAGGGTCCGACGCTCGTGTGGCGCGCGGTGTGCGACGACGTCATGCCACCCGCCCCGGCCTGGCACGTC
This window harbors:
- a CDS encoding GNAT family N-acetyltransferase, with protein sequence MTGGDVQIREYRDDDEAEVLALLQASLGWVPDDQYARFFHWKHHENAFGRSPAWVALDGDRIVGFRIFLRWEYVHDGRIVRAVRAVDTATHPDAQGRGIFSKLTRHALEQVRAEGVGFVFNTPNDQSRPGYLKMGWQPVARLPVLVTPRSLPSLLAIARARVPADKWSQPTSAGRAAVDAFADHDAVTALLAASRATDGVRTNRTPEFLGWRYGFAPLEYRVVTLTDRLADGCVVFRLRRRGGALEAVICDMLVPSTPRTSVGSLLRSVLRASRADYAIRIGGSDVARALSLPLPGQGPTLVWRAVCDDVMPPAPAWHVGMGDIELF
- a CDS encoding PqqD family protein, which gives rise to MKRRALAPEWSPHDSVTTEAVPRHRAGVHGVELDDESVLYDARTDRLHLLNWSASAVWWSIDGRATADDLARELADRFHAEAGVMASDVRKLLETFGAQQLVEAVRTRAVARG